A part of Maridesulfovibrio hydrothermalis AM13 = DSM 14728 genomic DNA contains:
- a CDS encoding GAF domain-containing SpoIIE family protein phosphatase: MSSQAGRLKKLIQANEVLASIESLMDLLPQLLRLAQDVTGAEASSILLYDKEKDVLTFSLAMNDVVGEDKMRHLKYGFELPMGQGIAGWVAENRKPLNVTDAQNDERFSKAADERTGFKTRCILCIPIIHKDQLLGVVQVLNSIAKECFEDEDRELLESFGHLAGVALVRSELMLQRLDQQKLETQLEAASRIQKQFSPKQPEFDDGNIVWGSSVPAQFVGGDLYDFISNSDGSWYIYVADVSGKGLPAALIMSALWTRIRAEALREKSPGEMLKAVNAGAWEFMNGELFATMVLLRYDPSSGECEYAVAGHPAPLIVDNGVVTELERPFGLPVGIMDEGEFGTTKFTIEKGQSLIIVTDGVDEARAGNGEFFGEKRLVETLKNAGHPPLGEKLLTAVARWRGETPSNDDTTVVEIYRP; the protein is encoded by the coding sequence GTGAGCAGTCAGGCTGGAAGATTGAAAAAATTGATTCAGGCAAACGAGGTGCTGGCAAGCATTGAATCGTTGATGGATTTGTTGCCGCAGTTATTACGGCTGGCGCAGGATGTTACCGGTGCTGAGGCTTCTTCTATTTTACTTTATGATAAAGAGAAGGACGTACTTACTTTTTCACTGGCGATGAATGATGTCGTAGGTGAAGACAAAATGCGACATCTCAAGTACGGTTTTGAGCTGCCTATGGGGCAGGGCATTGCCGGCTGGGTGGCTGAAAACAGAAAGCCGCTTAATGTCACTGACGCGCAAAATGACGAACGATTTTCCAAGGCCGCTGACGAGAGAACAGGATTCAAGACCAGATGCATACTATGTATTCCGATCATTCATAAAGACCAATTGCTTGGTGTTGTTCAAGTCTTGAATTCTATTGCTAAAGAGTGCTTCGAAGATGAAGACCGTGAGCTTCTCGAAAGTTTTGGACATCTGGCGGGGGTTGCTTTGGTCCGCTCAGAGCTGATGCTTCAGCGGCTTGATCAGCAAAAATTAGAAACCCAGCTTGAAGCAGCTTCGCGTATTCAGAAACAGTTCAGCCCTAAGCAGCCCGAATTTGATGATGGGAATATTGTTTGGGGAAGTTCTGTTCCTGCCCAGTTTGTTGGGGGTGATTTGTATGATTTCATATCAAATTCAGACGGAAGCTGGTATATCTATGTGGCAGATGTCTCCGGAAAGGGGCTGCCTGCCGCATTGATTATGTCTGCTCTCTGGACCCGAATCAGGGCGGAGGCATTGCGTGAGAAAAGCCCCGGTGAGATGCTGAAGGCTGTTAATGCCGGTGCATGGGAATTTATGAATGGCGAGCTTTTTGCGACGATGGTGCTGCTTCGTTACGATCCGTCCAGCGGCGAATGTGAATACGCTGTAGCCGGCCATCCGGCTCCGCTGATTGTAGATAACGGAGTGGTGACAGAGCTGGAGAGACCTTTCGGCCTTCCTGTCGGAATTATGGATGAAGGGGAGTTCGGCACGACAAAGTTTACAATTGAAAAAGGTCAGTCTTTGATAATTGTTACTGACGGAGTTGACGAAGCCCGGGCCGGAAATGGTGAATTTTTCGGTGAAAAAAGGTTGGTAGAAACTTTGAAAAATGCCGGTCATCCACCGCTGGGCGAAAAACTGCTTACGGCTGTTGCAAGATGGAGAGGTGAGACTCCTTCCAATGATGACACCACCGTTGTTGAAATATACAGACCCTGA
- the rfaE1 gene encoding D-glycero-beta-D-manno-heptose-7-phosphate kinase gives MNNKILGVLPKLKGQKVLIIGDVMLDHYVIGSVDRISPEAPVPVVQVTEEKYLMGGAGNVARNIVALGGEPHLTGFVGADQEGDVFKKLCIDSGIPYSLYNTGDRPTTKKTRVMAHNQQMVRVDREKTSDFPLPLMDELFSFLDKEICNYKVVILSDYGKGTLSQSFFDRFWSLLKRKNHQPHVLVDPKTVHYDRYKSVNLLTPNAKEAGEGAGMVIKDKADVLEVGRRLFDRLDPSHLLITLGGDGMAFFESRNVVKHVPTFARKVFDVTGAGDTVIATLGLGLASGLDALTSSVLANYAAGIVVGQVGAATANVEELAEAVRNWPKPEVNTWSE, from the coding sequence ATGAATAACAAAATACTCGGTGTGCTCCCCAAGCTTAAGGGGCAGAAGGTTCTGATCATCGGTGATGTGATGCTCGATCATTATGTGATCGGATCAGTTGATCGTATTTCACCGGAGGCTCCGGTTCCTGTCGTTCAGGTAACAGAAGAGAAGTATCTCATGGGCGGAGCCGGCAATGTGGCTCGAAACATTGTCGCTCTTGGCGGAGAGCCGCATTTAACAGGTTTTGTTGGTGCAGATCAGGAAGGAGATGTCTTTAAAAAACTCTGCATCGACTCCGGCATTCCATACAGTTTATATAATACCGGTGATCGGCCTACCACGAAAAAGACCAGAGTTATGGCCCATAATCAGCAGATGGTCAGGGTGGATCGCGAAAAAACATCTGATTTCCCCCTGCCGCTTATGGATGAGCTTTTCTCCTTTCTCGATAAGGAAATTTGTAACTATAAAGTTGTCATTCTTTCTGACTACGGGAAAGGAACACTTTCCCAGTCATTCTTTGATCGTTTCTGGAGCCTTTTAAAAAGGAAAAATCATCAGCCGCATGTTCTGGTTGATCCAAAAACCGTTCATTATGACCGCTACAAAAGCGTTAACCTGCTCACCCCCAATGCGAAAGAGGCGGGAGAGGGAGCAGGCATGGTGATCAAAGATAAAGCAGACGTTCTTGAAGTGGGCCGCAGGCTGTTTGACCGCCTTGATCCGAGTCACCTGCTCATCACGCTGGGCGGGGACGGCATGGCCTTTTTCGAATCAAGAAACGTGGTCAAGCATGTACCTACATTTGCCCGCAAGGTTTTTGATGTAACCGGAGCCGGTGATACTGTAATTGCAACTCTGGGGTTAGGACTGGCTTCAGGGCTGGACGCTCTTACCTCCTCAGTACTGGCAAACTACGCCGCCGGAATAGTTGTAGGTCAGGTGGGGGCGGCAACAGCAAATGTAGAAGAACTGGCCGAGGCCGTACGGAACTGGCCGAAGCCTGAAGTTAATACTTGGAGCGAATAA
- a CDS encoding ParB/RepB/Spo0J family partition protein: MAGVTGGLGRGLDALLGGGKGDDTEERSSAALIDARQIDIDMIVTNPNQPRKEFAPEALKDLSESIRSKGVLQPILVRPIAGRKDRFELVAGERRLRASKLAGLGEIPALVKEMTDLESMAIALIENLQREDLNPIEEAKGYQELISKFGLSQEQLSGQVGKSRSTLSNSMRLLTLAEPIQNAIGNGKITAGHGRALMAVADESAREELFNRVLSEGMSVRQSEGAAVYFKENGRLPEGDVSKPKPAARKKKEPKKLEESLVRIKGRLESALETKISFSGSYSKGKMTINYSNEEELERIVAILELRS; the protein is encoded by the coding sequence ATGGCAGGTGTAACAGGCGGATTAGGAAGAGGCCTAGATGCACTTCTGGGCGGCGGCAAAGGTGATGATACAGAGGAGAGATCTTCTGCTGCTTTAATTGACGCCCGGCAGATTGATATAGATATGATCGTGACCAACCCGAACCAGCCGCGCAAGGAGTTCGCTCCTGAAGCTTTGAAGGATTTGTCTGAATCGATCAGGTCCAAAGGGGTTTTGCAGCCTATTTTAGTCCGGCCCATAGCCGGACGCAAAGATCGTTTTGAGCTGGTGGCAGGGGAGCGGCGTTTAAGAGCTTCCAAACTGGCCGGTCTTGGTGAAATACCTGCTCTGGTTAAGGAGATGACAGACCTTGAGAGCATGGCTATTGCCCTTATTGAAAATTTACAGCGTGAAGACCTTAATCCCATTGAAGAGGCGAAAGGTTATCAGGAGCTGATTTCGAAATTCGGGCTTAGTCAGGAGCAGCTCTCAGGGCAGGTGGGCAAGAGCCGCTCAACTCTTTCCAACTCCATGAGACTCCTGACTCTTGCAGAGCCTATTCAAAATGCAATCGGGAACGGTAAAATTACTGCAGGTCACGGCCGTGCGCTAATGGCTGTCGCTGACGAGTCCGCACGCGAAGAGCTTTTTAACAGGGTTTTGTCAGAGGGAATGTCTGTTCGCCAGTCCGAAGGAGCAGCCGTATATTTTAAAGAGAACGGCCGACTTCCGGAAGGGGATGTTTCCAAGCCTAAGCCTGCTGCGCGTAAGAAAAAAGAGCCGAAAAAACTTGAAGAAAGTCTTGTCCGTATCAAGGGGAGGCTTGAATCCGCGCTGGAAACAAAGATTTCATTTAGCGGTTCTTATAGTAAAGGAAAGATGACCATTAATTATTCCAATGAAGAAGAGCTTGAGCGTATCGTGGCCATTCTCGAATTGCGTTCATAA
- a CDS encoding ParA family protein encodes MAKRIVVANQKGGVGKTTTSINLSASLAVMEKKVLLVDCDPQGNGSSGLGFYPGDARENVYSVLFQPERVHDAIYQTDIPFLSLMPASQNLVGAEIELIDKMGREYYLKELVEKVDDEFDYIIFDCPPSLGLLTVNALCAAKELLVPLQTEYYALEGVAQLLMTYELVKKRLNPELTVLGVVLTMYDRRNRLARQVKNEVRKAFPDSLFETIVPRNVRLSEAPSFGKPAISYDAKSNGAMAYISLAQEVVKRHAKLDSAK; translated from the coding sequence GTGGCAAAAAGAATTGTAGTAGCCAATCAAAAGGGTGGAGTAGGTAAAACAACTACTTCGATAAACCTTTCCGCTTCTCTGGCGGTTATGGAAAAAAAAGTTTTGCTGGTTGACTGTGATCCTCAAGGGAATGGTTCCAGCGGGTTGGGTTTTTACCCCGGTGATGCCAGAGAAAATGTATATTCTGTACTCTTTCAACCTGAAAGAGTTCATGATGCTATTTACCAGACGGATATCCCGTTTCTTTCACTTATGCCTGCTAGTCAGAATTTGGTGGGAGCAGAGATAGAGCTGATTGATAAGATGGGTAGGGAGTACTACCTAAAAGAGTTAGTGGAAAAAGTAGATGATGAATTCGATTACATAATTTTCGATTGCCCGCCATCACTTGGACTGCTGACAGTAAACGCACTTTGCGCTGCCAAGGAACTGCTTGTTCCATTGCAGACAGAATATTACGCTTTAGAAGGTGTAGCGCAGTTGCTGATGACTTATGAGCTGGTGAAGAAAAGGCTTAATCCTGAGCTGACTGTTCTTGGGGTCGTTCTGACTATGTATGACCGCCGTAACCGTCTTGCCCGGCAGGTTAAAAATGAAGTTCGCAAAGCTTTTCCTGATAGTCTTTTTGAAACGATTGTTCCAAGGAACGTAAGACTTTCTGAGGCTCCGAGTTTTGGAAAGCCTGCTATTTCCTATGATGCCAAATCCAATGGTGCTATGGCTTATATCAGTCTGGCACAGGAGGTTGTGAAAAGGCATGCTAAGCTGGATAGTGCTAAATAA
- a CDS encoding NAD-dependent epimerase, with amino-acid sequence MKVLVTGAAGFIGFHLSKRLLAEGHEVVGLDILNDYYDVNVKKNRLKQIEDHEKFTFAYMDMADREAMPKLFAEHKFTHVVNLAAQAGVRYSLENPQAYIDSNVVGYMNILEGCRHNGVEHLVYASSSSVYGLNTSMPFSIHDNVDHPISMYAATKKSNELMAHSYSHLFNIPTTGLRFFTVYGPWGRPDMALFLFTKAIVDGKPINVFNHGKMLRDFTYIDDIVEGVVRVMKNPAKPNPDWSGDAPDPGTSPAPFRIYNIGNNQPTELMRYIEVLEECLGKKAEKNMMPLQAGDVPLTYANVDDLVRDVDFKPCTTIEEGIVKFVDWYKEYYKV; translated from the coding sequence ATGAAAGTCCTCGTAACAGGAGCAGCCGGTTTTATCGGTTTTCACCTTTCCAAGCGCCTTCTGGCTGAAGGCCACGAAGTGGTCGGTCTAGATATTCTTAATGATTACTATGATGTAAATGTTAAGAAGAATCGTCTTAAGCAGATTGAAGATCATGAAAAATTCACTTTTGCCTACATGGATATGGCTGATCGTGAAGCTATGCCAAAGTTGTTTGCGGAGCATAAGTTTACTCATGTAGTTAACCTCGCCGCTCAGGCCGGCGTGCGTTACTCTCTTGAGAACCCGCAAGCGTATATAGACTCCAACGTGGTCGGTTACATGAATATTCTTGAGGGTTGTCGTCATAACGGTGTTGAACACCTTGTGTACGCTTCTTCAAGTTCCGTTTACGGGCTGAATACCAGCATGCCTTTCAGCATCCATGACAACGTCGACCATCCCATCAGCATGTACGCCGCGACTAAAAAGTCAAACGAACTTATGGCCCATTCATACAGCCATTTGTTTAATATTCCGACTACCGGACTCAGATTTTTTACCGTGTACGGCCCTTGGGGAAGACCTGATATGGCACTCTTCCTTTTCACCAAAGCAATCGTGGACGGAAAACCTATCAATGTTTTCAACCACGGCAAAATGCTTCGTGACTTCACTTACATTGATGATATTGTTGAGGGCGTTGTCCGGGTTATGAAGAATCCTGCCAAACCTAATCCCGATTGGTCTGGTGATGCTCCTGATCCGGGAACCAGCCCTGCACCTTTCCGCATTTATAACATCGGTAATAATCAGCCGACTGAACTTATGCGCTACATCGAAGTCCTTGAAGAATGCCTTGGCAAGAAAGCAGAAAAGAACATGATGCCTCTTCAGGCCGGCGATGTTCCCCTTACTTATGCCAATGTTGACGACCTTGTTCGTGATGTTGATTTCAAGCCGTGCACAACAATTGAAGAGGGTATTGTGAAGTTTGTAGACTGGTATAAAGAGTATTACAAAGTTTAG
- a CDS encoding slipin family protein, with protein MSFLIPVVLFVLFFLITALKVLNEYERGVIFRLGRVIKTKGPGLIVLIPIVDKMVRVSLRIMTLDVPNQDVITKDNVSIKVNAVVYFRVTDPSRAILEVEDFMFATSQLAQTTLRSVCGGVELDEILSQREKVNDEIQEILDIHTDPWGIKVGTVELKYIDLPQEMQRAMAKQAEAERERRAKVINAQGEFQAATKLSEAAAIISAHPEALQLRYLQTLREMSAEGKSSTIIPLPLDLMKMLAPFTSRGEAIDKNDQESNKE; from the coding sequence ATGAGTTTTTTAATCCCTGTTGTTTTATTTGTCCTTTTTTTTCTGATCACTGCCTTGAAAGTCTTGAACGAATATGAGCGGGGCGTGATTTTTCGGCTGGGAAGAGTTATTAAGACCAAAGGTCCCGGACTGATAGTGCTGATCCCGATTGTTGATAAGATGGTCAGAGTTTCTCTGCGAATTATGACGCTTGATGTACCGAATCAAGATGTGATCACTAAAGATAACGTGAGTATCAAGGTTAATGCGGTTGTTTATTTTCGGGTAACTGATCCGAGCAGGGCGATCTTGGAGGTTGAAGATTTTATGTTCGCCACATCTCAGCTTGCACAAACTACCTTACGTAGCGTATGTGGAGGCGTCGAGCTTGACGAGATTCTTTCCCAGCGCGAAAAAGTGAACGATGAAATTCAGGAAATACTGGACATTCACACTGACCCGTGGGGCATTAAGGTCGGGACCGTCGAGCTTAAGTATATTGATCTGCCGCAGGAAATGCAGCGGGCAATGGCAAAACAGGCCGAAGCTGAGCGCGAACGCCGTGCCAAGGTCATTAATGCTCAGGGTGAGTTTCAGGCCGCAACAAAACTTTCTGAAGCTGCTGCCATTATATCAGCACATCCTGAAGCGCTACAGCTTAGATATTTGCAGACACTTCGAGAAATGTCTGCTGAAGGTAAGTCTTCCACCATAATTCCTCTCCCTCTAGATTTGATGAAGATGCTGGCACCGTTTACCAGCAGGGGAGAGGCAATAGATAAAAACGATCAAGAGAGCAATAAAGAATGA
- a CDS encoding NfeD family protein: MMNRKCLSTIFSFLIIALAIIIIHPALVMAEKGISLLYADIDGSISPAQVELLEDIIGRAVDDDHDLILLRLDTPGGLGSSMRDMVKIMMISDIPVCVWVGPEGAHAASAGAFIVAAAEVAAMAPGTTLGAASPVSSSGDDLPETMNKKVKNDMVSLIKGIARKRGRNFEWYAKAVNEGVSLSAQEAATLNVINFMASSVDDFLEQLGAKGVLLKGDKVKFSLTDVQVFRHEPGLRYSVLSWLLDPQVAYFLLIGGILGIFFELSHPGAILPGVVGGFCFVTALYAMSILPTNAAGLILLLFGAVLFILEAFIVSYGLLSVAAIISLFIGSLVLFRGGEMQQIPLGTIIGTVLSFSAFSGTIVYLVSKAQLKGTGMGLQAMVGLEGEVIKLQGRKMKVRVRGEIWKAVSDGSGAFEPGTVIEVVQADGLLLRVVKKS, translated from the coding sequence ATGATGAATCGCAAATGCTTATCAACCATTTTTTCATTCTTGATTATCGCTCTTGCGATTATCATCATTCACCCTGCGCTTGTTATGGCTGAAAAGGGTATCAGCCTTTTATATGCGGACATTGACGGTAGTATAAGTCCTGCACAGGTGGAGCTTTTGGAGGATATTATTGGGCGAGCGGTTGATGACGATCATGATTTGATTTTACTCAGACTTGATACTCCCGGCGGTCTTGGATCATCCATGCGTGATATGGTTAAGATCATGATGATAAGTGATATTCCGGTTTGTGTCTGGGTTGGTCCCGAAGGGGCGCATGCAGCTTCTGCCGGTGCTTTTATCGTAGCCGCGGCCGAAGTTGCTGCTATGGCTCCGGGGACTACTCTGGGGGCGGCAAGCCCGGTTTCATCTTCTGGCGATGATCTTCCGGAGACCATGAACAAGAAGGTTAAAAATGACATGGTCAGCCTGATCAAAGGTATCGCGCGTAAAAGGGGGCGTAATTTTGAATGGTATGCCAAGGCCGTTAATGAAGGAGTCAGTCTGAGTGCGCAGGAAGCGGCTACCTTGAATGTAATAAATTTCATGGCCTCATCAGTTGATGACTTTTTAGAGCAGCTCGGTGCGAAGGGTGTTTTGCTGAAAGGTGATAAAGTTAAATTCTCGCTGACTGATGTTCAGGTTTTTCGACATGAACCGGGTTTAAGGTATTCAGTCCTTTCATGGCTGCTTGATCCGCAGGTTGCATATTTTCTTTTGATCGGCGGGATACTTGGTATATTTTTTGAGCTTTCCCATCCGGGAGCAATTCTGCCCGGTGTTGTTGGAGGCTTTTGTTTTGTAACTGCTCTTTATGCTATGTCAATTTTGCCGACTAATGCAGCTGGACTTATTCTGTTGCTTTTTGGCGCAGTCCTTTTCATTTTGGAAGCCTTTATAGTCAGTTATGGTCTGCTTAGTGTGGCGGCTATAATAAGTCTGTTTATTGGTTCCCTTGTCCTTTTCAGGGGCGGTGAGATGCAGCAGATTCCACTTGGTACGATCATTGGGACTGTTTTATCTTTTTCAGCTTTTTCCGGGACAATTGTATATCTTGTCAGCAAGGCTCAGTTAAAAGGAACCGGCATGGGGTTGCAGGCAATGGTCGGACTTGAAGGTGAAGTGATAAAGCTTCAGGGCCGCAAAATGAAGGTCCGTGTACGCGGTGAAATTTGGAAGGCTGTTTCTGATGGGTCCGGTGCGTTTGAACCGGGCACAGTCATAGAGGTTGTTCAGGCAGATGGTCTGCTCTTGAGAGTCGTAAAAAAGTCCTGA
- the coaBC gene encoding bifunctional phosphopantothenoylcysteine decarboxylase/phosphopantothenate--cysteine ligase CoaBC: MNEHLNFDCFLGKRIHLGVCGSIAAYKSLDLLRMYRKAGIEVSVTLTSGAQEFIKGLSYEALGAFKVWEKMFPTGDDTFGHLEPAQAADAMVIIPATASILARMTHGLADDMLSCQALAFNGTKLVAPAMNPAMWDAPATRDNCKILADRGVQFIGPDCGDVACGDHGRGRMASLESIFTHSLRAVSPDDMSGRHVLITLGPTREKWDAVRFWSNPSSGLMGACIAMAAWLRGAEVTVVSGPVNWWFPDEINVIKVGTAKEMFDACTDVWSQCTTGCLTAAVADFKPIPHGEGKFKKAGRDSLSVDFDTNPDILKTLGSMKRDDQQLIGFAAETSNIQESAKGKLESKNLDLIIANPINVPGAGFESSTNSVYVLDRAGRTEEWPNLPKTEIAWRIWDLLLQN; encoded by the coding sequence ATGAATGAACATCTTAATTTTGACTGCTTTTTAGGAAAACGCATCCATCTGGGTGTCTGCGGTTCTATTGCTGCTTATAAGTCACTTGATTTATTGCGCATGTATCGCAAAGCTGGAATAGAAGTCAGTGTTACTCTGACTTCCGGTGCGCAGGAATTTATCAAGGGCCTCAGTTATGAGGCCCTTGGTGCGTTTAAAGTCTGGGAAAAAATGTTTCCGACAGGGGATGATACCTTCGGGCATTTGGAACCGGCTCAGGCTGCTGATGCTATGGTCATAATTCCGGCTACTGCGTCTATCCTTGCCCGTATGACTCATGGTCTTGCTGATGACATGCTTTCTTGTCAGGCTTTGGCATTTAACGGGACCAAGCTTGTTGCCCCTGCAATGAATCCGGCTATGTGGGATGCGCCTGCCACCCGTGATAATTGTAAAATTCTGGCTGATCGAGGCGTTCAATTTATTGGACCCGACTGCGGCGATGTTGCATGTGGCGATCACGGCAGAGGACGCATGGCGTCTTTAGAATCAATTTTTACTCATAGCCTGAGGGCTGTATCGCCTGATGATATGAGTGGCAGGCATGTGCTGATCACCCTTGGGCCTACCCGTGAAAAATGGGATGCGGTTCGTTTTTGGTCTAATCCTTCGTCCGGTCTGATGGGAGCCTGCATTGCTATGGCTGCGTGGCTGCGCGGCGCTGAGGTGACAGTTGTTTCAGGGCCGGTGAACTGGTGGTTTCCTGACGAGATTAACGTGATCAAGGTTGGAACTGCAAAGGAAATGTTTGATGCCTGTACTGACGTATGGTCACAATGCACTACCGGCTGCCTTACTGCTGCTGTAGCCGACTTCAAGCCGATACCTCATGGTGAAGGTAAGTTTAAGAAAGCCGGCCGTGATTCTTTGTCGGTCGATTTTGATACCAACCCTGATATTCTTAAAACTCTCGGTTCCATGAAAAGGGATGACCAGCAGCTGATCGGTTTTGCCGCGGAAACTTCAAATATTCAGGAATCCGCAAAAGGTAAACTTGAATCGAAGAATCTGGATTTGATAATTGCAAATCCCATTAATGTGCCCGGTGCGGGATTTGAGTCTTCAACAAATTCTGTATATGTTTTAGACAGGGCAGGACGTACCGAAGAGTGGCCCAATCTTCCCAAAACAGAAATAGCGTGGCGAATATGGGATCTCCTTCTGCAGAATTAA
- the queA gene encoding tRNA preQ1(34) S-adenosylmethionine ribosyltransferase-isomerase QueA, with amino-acid sequence MKIKPEDFLLENYNFELPENQIAQCPAEMRHGSKLMVLDQKSGETEIKSFTDLPDLLPEGALLVANNSKVIPARIFGQKPTGGRVEFLLLTPLPLIKPTVTPKGFKAVVRGLLRASKSPKPGGVVTFECGMKLTVLGKGKFGLSDVELEWQGDLKSIFETCGNIPLPPYIRRAADETDNERYQTLYACDEKAGSVAAPTAGLHFSEEINKKLKAKGIERAEVTLYVGYGTFSPVRAENIHDHEMHHEYIEIPEETAKSVIKAKEEGRPVIAVGTTSARTLEGAFRETGKVCKFKGETDIFIYPGFKFQVVDRMITNFHLPESSLVIMISALAGRENVLSAYRKAVENEFRFFSYGDSMYIK; translated from the coding sequence ATGAAGATAAAACCAGAAGATTTTTTACTAGAAAACTATAATTTTGAACTGCCCGAAAACCAGATAGCACAATGCCCTGCCGAAATGAGGCATGGCTCAAAGCTCATGGTCCTCGATCAAAAAAGCGGTGAAACTGAGATTAAATCATTTACCGACCTGCCGGACCTGCTCCCTGAAGGCGCACTTCTTGTTGCCAATAACTCTAAAGTTATCCCGGCCCGCATCTTTGGACAAAAACCTACCGGAGGACGGGTGGAATTTCTTTTGCTCACCCCCCTGCCTCTTATCAAGCCGACAGTTACTCCGAAAGGGTTTAAGGCTGTGGTACGGGGGCTGCTTCGCGCATCAAAGAGTCCAAAGCCCGGCGGAGTTGTAACTTTTGAATGTGGTATGAAACTGACTGTTTTAGGTAAAGGAAAATTCGGTCTTTCTGATGTTGAACTTGAATGGCAGGGAGATTTAAAAAGTATTTTTGAGACCTGTGGAAATATCCCCCTGCCTCCGTACATTCGCCGCGCAGCAGATGAAACGGATAATGAAAGATATCAGACTCTATACGCTTGTGACGAAAAAGCAGGATCTGTAGCAGCTCCGACAGCGGGTCTTCACTTCTCGGAAGAAATCAATAAAAAACTGAAGGCCAAGGGAATTGAGCGGGCCGAAGTCACTTTATATGTCGGATACGGAACTTTCAGTCCCGTACGGGCAGAAAATATCCATGACCATGAAATGCATCATGAATATATCGAAATACCGGAAGAAACCGCAAAATCAGTCATTAAAGCCAAGGAGGAGGGCCGTCCGGTGATAGCGGTAGGCACAACTTCAGCGCGAACTTTGGAAGGAGCCTTTCGCGAGACAGGAAAAGTGTGTAAATTCAAGGGTGAAACAGATATTTTTATCTACCCGGGATTTAAATTTCAAGTGGTTGACCGCATGATCACCAATTTTCATTTGCCAGAATCGTCACTCGTCATTATGATTTCAGCTCTTGCAGGTAGGGAAAATGTTTTGAGCGCCTACCGCAAGGCTGTGGAAAATGAGTTCAGATTCTTTTCCTACGGTGACTCAATGTATATCAAATAG
- a CDS encoding 4Fe-4S dicluster domain-containing protein, which translates to MSRVEFLEERCKGCLLCTTVCPKEIIKQSDRFNQHGYKVAEVKPEDMDECTGCTSCALICPDIAIRVYRTKKAKGAQDG; encoded by the coding sequence ATGTCACGAGTAGAATTTTTGGAAGAACGGTGCAAAGGCTGTCTGCTTTGCACGACTGTCTGTCCAAAGGAAATTATAAAGCAATCCGACCGATTCAATCAGCACGGGTACAAGGTTGCTGAAGTCAAACCTGAGGATATGGATGAATGCACCGGATGTACTTCCTGTGCGCTTATCTGTCCGGACATTGCTATCCGGGTTTACAGAACCAAAAAAGCCAAAGGAGCGCAGGATGGCTAA